The following proteins are co-located in the Penaeus monodon isolate SGIC_2016 chromosome 10, NSTDA_Pmon_1, whole genome shotgun sequence genome:
- the LOC119577984 gene encoding uncharacterized protein LOC119577984, with translation MAEARAAEVGNSRTKCWREVVREMWSVLVAASTVTWIAAVLGMLRVTEAHANTVTYTFTQFPYKESVANEKLWSEYEVACAQSPRCLELRGVQHTRCVRQCVSPSCYLDIYTHDELEEGEIDVRLSSFKGCFLQRMSGHRRP, from the exons GACCAAGTGCTGGAGAGAGGTGGTAAGGGAAATGTGGTCTGTGTTGGTTGCAGCTTCTACTGTTACATGGATTGCAGCTGTGTTGGGCATGCTAAGAGTAACAGAGGCCCATGCTAACACTGTCACTTACACCTTTACACAGTTCCCTTATAAAGAATCTGTGGCCAAT GAGAAACTGTGGTCTGAGTACGAGGTAGCCTGTGCGCAGTCCCCAAGGTGCCTGGAGCTCCGAGGAGTACAGCATACACGTTGTGTCCGTCAGTGCGTGTCCCCTTCTTGCTACCTTGACATCTATACACATGATGAG CTTGAAGAAGGAGAAATTGATGTTCGACTGTCTTCCTTCAAAGGATGCTTTCTCCAACGAATGTCAGGGCATCGGCGTCCCTGA